In Piliocolobus tephrosceles isolate RC106 chromosome 6, ASM277652v3, whole genome shotgun sequence, the following are encoded in one genomic region:
- the LOC113225057 gene encoding glutaredoxin-1-like: MAQESVNCKIQAGKVVVFIKPTWPFCSRPQEILSQLPIKQGLLEFVDITATSHTNEIQNYLEQLTGARTGPRVFIGKDCIGRSSDLVIMQ; this comes from the exons ATGGCTCAAGAGTCTGTGAACTGCAAAATCCAGGCTGGGAAGGTGGTTGTGTTCATCAAGCCCACCTGGCCATTCTGCAGCAGGCCCCAAGAGATCCTCAGTCAATTGCCCATCAAACAAGGGCTTCTGGAATTTGTCGATATCACAGCCACCAGCCACACTAATGAGATTCAAAATTATTTGGAACAGCTCACGGGAGCAAGAACGGGACCTCGAGTCTTTATCGGTAAAGATTGTAtag GCAGATCCAGTGATCTAGTCATTATGCAATAG